The nucleotide window gaacactctaacggatccgaaggagaccgctgagcaatctgcatcttcatccatttgcctacagaagtgaagagattaaagatttctcttccatcttcaatcaagtcgacatttctgagttctccgccagcccaccgagaatcaacagccgtaccgcccaccgacagagtgaggaaacggcctcctgtcatcacccgagcctcaaggaaccgggtcaaagttaaaggatggaggaaaacacattctacttgtgtcctcatgcgattcaagtaagaggtttacgtctgggcagagatagaatattatagcgtgttattcttgtgtttcaaggtttttgcttgtacagtttacggaccaccatgtccgctcattattaatactcagggtattaattatcacaaatttgttttgctgtattgtggtccaaccaaattggattgtgcaatttcgccatcgcgggtgagacagaaactgagttcatccattaaagagtcaaataacgcaggacttttacgagccccgctcgtaaaaccgcgtctctgagtgatgaacgcagctgctttctctcccgctatcgcgaaatcagctttagggctgtcacttaatcatctctctctctctctctctgtcttactaatcacacacacacacacacactgtcacacacacacaccttatgtgttataggattattttgatttccatatctattcatatcactgtttagtttgtagttgtaagtcggaagtttattgactgcattgtattaattattaattgatattactgcataaataaactttgtttatgttacaaagagaagtgttttggtttgttttgcatacgcctgtgtcatgctgacgggatgtcagtgctcggattcaaaccttcattcattgtttttttcctgaaaatcgatattcttcggatgtcgattttcctaagaaaacaatctaatattgagactgttttactattcggttattagtccctgatttcagggtggtgccccatcaatgttaatccttattaatattctattgatttttgataattgataattatctttgatgattgaatttgaatgatcaataagctagtattaattttaattaatgtttcatcgatgttaacaattaacgattatctttgataactgttgatttaaaggatttaaaaagctaacattgattctcatcaatgttctattgattttaatgattaatatctatctttgataattattaattattgctaataaccaaacttgctcctaaacgtagcgcaatacatttactggagccccatatgaggttttaatgagttagattcaattgattaatttaaatattaattaataactacagaaagaattattaattctttctgatagtaacactgatctaaacaaccagtaaagccctacacagagaaaaagaaatcatatagtttgcgctttaatgtatcccttttgcaaaatcctgtttTCCAACAAAtcttaaagactgaaatcaatgtttatatggagaccaactggtcctcagtatcctctgtgggcgtggctagGGAGGCACTtcaggcagttcttaggggtcggatcatacaatatgcctcattcaccaaaaaatccaaagcacgtgaactcgtggagttggaagggaatattaaaagtgccgaggcagagctgaagtgccgaatgtcatctgatggcctcagagaattgacccgattgaaatacagatataatactattttgtcgtggaaagtggagttttggttgttcagggcaagacagtcatactttgagtcgggggacaaagcagggaagcttctggcaagatatataaaacagagagagactttttcttccattccctcagtgaaatctgctggtggtgaaatatttacctcagccattgatattaataatgcttttaaagaattatatcttgatctctatagttccatgttttcgtctactgatgaagatattagaaaatttgtggaaacaTTTGAACTTTCTAAattgaagactgagcaaaaaaatgctcttgattctgaaataaccttggaggagcttgacgagttAATTAAGGCCATGccttcaggcaaagctccggggtcacatggttttgccgctgaattttttagatcttatgctacagaattgtctccacttttgttagaaatgtatatggaattattaaagaatggaaagcttccgccaaccatgacgcaagcccggatcagtctgattcttaaaaaggacaaagatccaagcaagtgtaagagttaccgtccaatttccctgatccagctagatgtaaaaatattgtccaaaattttggctaatcgattaagttatgacatctcttatacatatagatcaggtggggtttattcagggttgtagctcttctgacaacattaggcgtttcatcaatatcatgtgctcagtggcgaatgatcagactccggttgctgccatctcacttgacaccgaaaaggcatttgatatggtagaatgggattatctttttaagattttggaaatatacgggttcgggagttcatttattggttggattaagttactttatagacaccctgtagcggcggtacaatcaaattgattaatttcagattattttactttgaataggggcactcggcagggttgccctctttcctcattattgttctgtcttgccctggaaccattagcagctgcgataagaaaggaggaggattttccaggggtggtggcaggaggtatggcacataaacttttgctttacgcagatgatatgttattattcgtctctgaccctactagatctatgccttgctgccacagaattattaattccttttctaaattttcagccaattggtctaaatctgaagttttggctttgacagcgtactgcccagtaatggctttccagccgggtgctttccagggcattatgtatttgggcattttattcccagctaaaTTGTGTGAGTTAATTGAGTTAATttcgaccccttaataaaacggtttttgagcgatgtggacaggtgggcttcattgcatttatctatgatcgggaaagttaatgtttttaaaatgaattgcagtctttccctatagatgtccccctctcttatttcaagcaatttgatagcatagcgaagtccttcatttggaatggtaagtgtcccaaattacatttcaataagttacattggccgattgacaaaggtgggctaggcctacccaagattttattttattattatgcatttggtctcagttagggttaaatattgattctgtatatatatatatatatatatatatatatatatatatatatatatatatatatatatatatacagagtaatattcaaattttaaggtcagctgatttttaattgatgttgtttccttagtccacaagagggtgcattaaatacataaaccatatagCACCGTGTTATATTATTGTAAAGAAAATTTCTGGCTGTTAAACgcattccattttcaactaatgtgcataaaataaataaataaataaaaagttttagtcggtctatattctcaaatgttaagtcagaAGTAAAATGAGGGGAATGCTTCAATAGGCAgtccacatggtgttacacttgcactgatgccacagtatactactCCAGacacaagcttcataataacagcgaaataccacgttgttttttattcattacagttgtatgtagggtagaaatattcccagatagcagtggtattcggctgaactcggtggtgaagcgactcagactatgagcccaggtcaggggctgttcaatcagacagaacacaacagaatggaacagagcGTGAGAATCTCGAGATACACATTTCCAAGTTCAACTGCTTTCCTGATAAAGCgtttaaaaaactcattgcttaatctgagaaacattTATGAGAAAGCAAGACACAACAGCCaagtacctccaccaactgtaaggtgctgttcacaccgaatgcttttgcaaccatccatttgcttttctatgtaaactgcTCTAGATGAACGTCttagttttgctttgtttttgtttattcagcatctcctgcaggagcttttttttttagatgctgtttctaattaaaaagaactttaaaaagcatcttgagacctgctttctgttaaactgtatttgtttttgtaatggtgtctagccttttttagcgcaagaatgtgattgatctgaagtcatcgtcagtgcttggcacaaatccaaaattcgaatgcacagttttagcattcgaatgtgcatttttttcttaaattcaacgAATATTCgaattttgaattttattttgacagccctagtagCCCCTCAATTACTTATTCTGTTTAAACTATGATTACAGATAACTTGGAATAAAAACAAAGGATTAATATAGGAAAATATGTGTGGATGGTAGAAGTATCTTCTCATATGAGCCTAGACAGCCTTGAACATTTTCCAAAATAAGATTTGACTTGTTGATATGTGTAATAATCTGATATTATGCTGTTTATCTCTGCAGGTCCTGTTATGTGTGACAAGAGATTAGTGGGCCTCATCCTCCTGCAAGCCTCCTCCCTCCTGCTGTTCAGTTCTGGGGAAAGGATGTGCCCCAATATCTGCCACTGCGAGGGCAAGATTGTCCATTGTGAGTCAGCTGGCTTCCAGGACATCCCAGAAAATATTTCAATTAGTTGTCAAGGCCTGTCCCTGCGCTACAATGATTTGCACACAATGTTCCCCTACCAGTTTGCCCATCTTAACCAGCTACTCTGGCTGTATTTGGACCATAATCAAATTACATTTGTAGATAGTCGTGCTTTTCAGGGGGTACGACGATTGAAGGAGCTGATCTTGAGCTCTAATAGGATTTCACAGCTCCATAATGTCACTTTTCACGGAGTACCTAACCTCCGCAGTCTCGACCTCTCCTATAACAAATTGCAGGAGCTACAGCCAGGCCAGTTCTATGGTCTTCGGAAAATGCAGAATCTGCACTTGCGCTCCAATGGGCTCACTACAATCCCTGTCCGGGTCTTTTTGGAATGCAGGAGCTTGGAGTTCCTTGACTTGGGCTATAATCGGCTTCGCTTTCTCACTCGCACCGCATTTCTGGGGTTATCTCGACTCATGGAACTCCATCTGGAGCACAATCAGTTTTCACGAATCAATTTCTTTCTGTTTCCTCGCCTTGCTAACCTTCGTACCCTGTATCTACAGTGGAACCGTATTCGAGCTGTTAACCAAGGCCTTCCGTGGAGCTGGTATACCTTGCAGAAGCTTGATATTTCTGGCAATGAGATACAGACACTAGATCCTATAGTATTTCAATGCCTTCCCAATCTTCAGGTTCTCAACTTGGAGTCCAACAAACTGGCAAATGTTTCTCAGGAAGTTGTGGCTGCCTGGATCTCCCTAACAACCATTAGCCTTGCAGGTAATATGTGGGACTGTGGGCCAGGCATTTGTCCTCTTGTTGTCTGGCTCAAGAATTTCAGAGGCACCAAGGACACTAGTATAATCTGCAGCAGTCCCAAACACCTTCAAGGGGAAAAAGTTATGGAGACCACCAAGAACTACATTGACTGTGATGATTATGAGATCACTACTCAATCACCTTTGTATCTGCAGACCTTTGATCCAAGTTTTGATCTTACCCCTGAACCAACAATGGCTCCAAAAACACCTCCTCCACCCTTGCCTTCACCTGCGTCTGAGGCACCCATTCCTCCTCCCCAGCCTCAACCACCTCAACATCCCACCTTGCCCAGCCATAAAAATACAGACCCCAGAGACTCACGTCAATGGATACCCTCATCTTCAAATAGCTTTTTAATGACACCAGCTCCTGAACAGGACAACGTGTCTTTTCACAAAGTGGTGATGGGCGGTGTGGCACTGTTCCTCTCTGTGTCTCTAGTCTTATCAGTGATTTATGTCTCCTGGAAGCGATACCCTGGTGCTACCCGACTGTTGCAACAGAGTTCAGTTGTGGGTCGAAAGCGCAGGAAAAAGAGTCAGGAACCAGAGCAGAACATGAGCTCCCAGCTCCAGGAATATTATATGAGCTACAACCCTGCATCCACACCAGAGGCCTTGGAGGTGCTGGGCAATGGGACAGGTACCTGCACCTGCACCATATCCAGCTCCAGGGAATGTGAGGTATGACATGTGCAAGGCATCCTAAAATCAGATCAGATCAAAACAAATGAACGGCTCAGGATATAGAGGTAAATTTTTCATTGTGCATGCTGCAAATATTTATCAGAGCAGGGATATGCACCCTTGACTCCTTAGGTCCTTCATAATGGCTCATATAAGGAATGTCCCATTTAGTCCACTTTCCATGGCTCCAACTTTTCCAATTCATAGTACTATTTTTGTGCAAAGTAAACTCAAACCAGGAGTCAATGGTTTCAAAAGCACTGCACTGCCCCATGCATTTGCACATTCTTGGTTTTGGTCTTATTAATTATTGCACTTATTTAaggcttattatttattttgtcataatgGTTGATTAGAATGCTTTGTGTTTGGAATACTTGAAACGATCTCACTTGACACTTGATTTTACTAACAATCAGAACATTGCCCATTGCATTTAGGAGTTTGCATTATTAAGCTTGTACTAGTTCAGCagaaataactttaaaaaaatataaaactgccAATAATTAAACTGCTGAGCGATCTAATGATATATTGATTTTTACAACCCATTGGAGCATGCAAAATGGCTCCTTCTTTATGGGATGAAATTACACTCAAAATGATTAACAAATCCAAACATATCCATCAGTTTGATAAATGTTGCAAATGCATCTTACAATCCATagacaaatgcctttcaacttgtgtctgtgaaattcaaaattaaataaatgtgctgggatttgtacaaatagagacatatttgtgaacacaaatgttcccttttgtataaatatatcacaatttgtgtatgcaaccaaaggaagatgttccaaatcaaacacaaaatggtcttgtGAAGTGTTGAATGtacatttgtggatcaagtgatgCATGCATTCATTGATGTCTATTTGTGTTGATTATGTTTGATTCATTATAATTTTGAGACATTTGCTTCGCTGTTTTCACCATGGTCgattcacacacaaacaactaccaatgGATAAGTCCtaaatttattcataaatgtgtgCATATCTacccattaataaaaaataataaaaactgaacaaatgtgtatttcaaccttcaaaaaaatgcatttcaacttgtatctgtgaaatatatcatttaataaatgtgttggaatttgtacaaatagagacagatTTGTGAATACAAGTGTTCCTTTTTGTACAAATACATCACAATTTGTGTGTGAAACCAaagggagatgttccaaatcaaacacaaattGTTCTTGTGAAGCATTGAATTTGCATTTGTGGAACAAGAgctacacacacattcattgacATCTGTTCGTTTCGATTCCCTTTGATTCACTTGAAATTTGAGACTTCCTTTCCGCTGGTTTTGCCTTGCACGATCCACACGTAACTGTGTGAATAAAGCAGCTACCTCTTGATggcggtctcattttacagatgtacCATCAGGCGGGGCGTGGCTTATTCACAGcctggctgctagggagggtagtcacatggggtaacctccttgtggttgcaattagtggttctcgctctaaatGGGGCtgcacatgcggagtctctgcggtgtcatgcacaacgagccacgtgataagatgcgcagattggcggtctcagaagcggaggcaacttagacttgtcctccaccatccagattgaggtgagtaactgcactaccacgaggacctactaagtagtgggaattgggcattccaaattgggagaataaaataaaaaataaaaaggtttgtCTCAATTTCTCCCATATATAACCAAggataatatcatattttaaaagGCGAAAAAAGCCCATTTTAGAGTGCAGGGCCTggtgaaaatgtatttgttacaCATCAGTAGCTTCTAGTTAATAGGGTTCCAACACCTGACCAACTGTGTCATTGTTTCTGGCACCTGTCAGCGTTAAAGTCTGCTGTtttaatcttaaaggaatagttcacccaaaaatttacatttgccGATAAtttctcaccctcaggccatccaagatgtatatgagtttctttcttcatcaaaacagaatttaaaacttttaggatttcatttcaggcctcctcctcaaaacaatgcaagtgaatgtactacattttttgatggtccaaaatgcatatttagggtgcatcaaaataatccacatgactccagttgacaaataaagttcttctaaaCCCAAACGATGGATTATTTTTAGATCAGATTCCTAGCTGGCGCAACCCACTGTCAGTCTGTTAAGATTAAAACAGCAGACTTTAACGTTGATTGGTGCAGAAACAATGACTTATATTAACTAGAATCTACTGACATGTAACACAAATGCATTGTCACCAGGACTTGcacttaaaaagttttttttttcaccttttaaaatatgatattatccttggttatatatatatatatatatatatatatatatatatatatatatatatatatatatatatgagagaaatTGAGACAAACCTTTGATCCTTTCTGCTGATGTCAGCCTCTGTTTGCTTGAAGTGTGGAGGCTTGCTCATTGACCTTGTGAATAAACCACGCCCTGCCTGATGgtacatctgtaaaatgagactgccatctagtggtagcTGCTTTGCTCACACAAAGTTACATGTGGATCATGCAAGGCAACCCCAGTGGAAAGGAAGTCTCTAAATTTAAATTAACCAAAGGGAATTGACAAATAGATGtcaatgaatgtgtatgtatttctTATTCCACAAATGCAAATTCAATGCTTCACAAGAACAACAGTTTGATTTGGAACATTTCCCTTTGGTTGCACACACAAATTGTGATGTATTTGTACAAAAAGGAACACTTGTATTCACAAatctgtctctatttgtacaaattccgacacatttattaaatgataaatttcacagatacaagttgaaatgcattttttgagGGTTGCAATACACATTTGttaagtttttattattttttattaatgggtAGATGTGcacacatttatgaataaatttaTGACTTATCCATTGGTAGTTGTGTGTGAGTCAGCCATGGTCAAAACAGCTAAACAAAAGCCTCAGaattcaaatgaatcaaaaaGAATCAACACAAATAGAAATCAATGAATGCAAGCATGTCACCTGATCTACAAATGCAGATTCAATATTTCacaagaccattttgtgtttgatttggaacatcttcctTTGGTTGCATACAAAACTTttgatacatttatacaaaagggaacatttgtgttcacatatatgtctctatttgtacaaatcccAGCATATccatttaattttgaatttcacagacacaagttgaaaggcataTGTCTGTGGAttgtaaaatacatttgaaacatttattgaCCTCATTTAATGAAACATTTAATGAAGCAcacatttattaatcattttgaaACTAATTTCATCCCATACTTCTTCACTCTCTAATGTcatatatttaaaagaatatatctttctatctgtccAAACCCATTACTGGTTTATTCAGATTTTGGAAGATTTTAAAAGATGCATGTGCCACTTTTGGGAACCATGACCATCTAGATGAGAGTGTTTTTACCTGTTGATTATAGTTGGGGTCACTGGTTACGACAGCCaggcaatgttttttatttattattctttagCCAATATTAATATAATTCTTAGCAGAGGCGCAACTAAACAATTGTTGAGGAGTATGCAACATCAATGTTGGACAGATAAACAGATAAAACACTACAACACAGATAAAAATCCTAAAACCCATAGGCAAATTACATGGCCTTTGGAGCCTTTTTAACTTCATATGAAAAAGTCATGTTAATGTGACAAACAATTTGACATCTAGAACGGAACCATTAATAACTAACCACTTTACAAACTGCTTCAAAATGTTACAAATAATACAGTTCGgaacacaataataaaaaataaaaaaaaacaatatatatatatatatatatatatatatatatatatatatatatatatatatatatatatatatatttttttttttttttttttttttttaattaaaattatatataaaaaaacgtaCAACTTAATGTGATGCCAATTATTGAATTCAAACGTTTATATTTAGAATTTAATTTAGAATTTGTATATGAACAGTCATGTACATAGCAATGAAACCATTTAGTTATAAAAaactaattattaatttaatcttaTCTGCATCGTTATTTTCCATccaatcagaaaaaaagaaaataaagaagagGCTTTATTGTTCAACATGATTGATTCTGAAGCAAGCATCTCCATCGCACATTTCTTTGCCCAATTTTTTGGATTT belongs to Myxocyprinus asiaticus isolate MX2 ecotype Aquarium Trade chromosome 43, UBuf_Myxa_2, whole genome shotgun sequence and includes:
- the LOC127433643 gene encoding leucine-rich repeat transmembrane neuronal protein 4-like isoform X1 — protein: MGPVMCDKRLVGLILLQASSLLLFSSGERMCPNICHCEGKIVHCESAGFQDIPENISISCQGLSLRYNDLHTMFPYQFAHLNQLLWLYLDHNQITFVDSRAFQGVRRLKELILSSNRISQLHNVTFHGVPNLRSLDLSYNKLQELQPGQFYGLRKMQNLHLRSNGLTTIPVRVFLECRSLEFLDLGYNRLRFLTRTAFLGLSRLMELHLEHNQFSRINFFLFPRLANLRTLYLQWNRIRAVNQGLPWSWYTLQKLDISGNEIQTLDPIVFQCLPNLQVLNLESNKLANVSQEVVAAWISLTTISLAGNMWDCGPGICPLVVWLKNFRGTKDTSIICSSPKHLQGEKVMETTKNYIDCDDYEITTQSPLYLQTFDPSFDLTPEPTMAPKTPPPPLPSPASEAPIPPPQPQPPQHPTLPSHKNTDPRDSRQWIPSSSNSFLMTPAPEQDNVSFHKVVMGGVALFLSVSLVLSVIYVSWKRYPGATRLLQQSSVVGRKRRKKSQEPEQNMSSQLQEYYMSYNPASTPEALEVLGNGTGTCTCTISSSRECENEYTCPRPLPGGWIGDLPTIH
- the LOC127433643 gene encoding leucine-rich repeat transmembrane neuronal protein 4-like isoform X2 is translated as MGPVMCDKRLVGLILLQASSLLLFSSGERMCPNICHCEGKIVHCESAGFQDIPENISISCQGLSLRYNDLHTMFPYQFAHLNQLLWLYLDHNQITFVDSRAFQGVRRLKELILSSNRISQLHNVTFHGVPNLRSLDLSYNKLQELQPGQFYGLRKMQNLHLRSNGLTTIPVRVFLECRSLEFLDLGYNRLRFLTRTAFLGLSRLMELHLEHNQFSRINFFLFPRLANLRTLYLQWNRIRAVNQGLPWSWYTLQKLDISGNEIQTLDPIVFQCLPNLQVLNLESNKLANVSQEVVAAWISLTTISLAGNMWDCGPGICPLVVWLKNFRGTKDTSIICSSPKHLQGEKVMETTKNYIDCDDYEITTQSPLYLQTFDPSFDLTPEPTMAPKTPPPPLPSPASEAPIPPPQPQPPQHPTLPSHKNTDPRDSRQWIPSSSNSFLMTPAPEQDNVSFHKVVMGGVALFLSVSLVLSVIYVSWKRYPGATRLLQQSSVVGRKRRKKSQEPEQNMSSQLQEYYMSYNPASTPEALEVLGNGTGTCTCTISSSRECEV